In Natronomonas halophila, one DNA window encodes the following:
- a CDS encoding IclR family transcriptional regulator yields MGIEESRKIKSDETLISIINLLKEGNKIHVSEIADTLDIANSTVHGHLSTLHSYGLVRKTGTEYRLGLQFLDYGEVARREHPLYAPTAETIEELAQSTQEKVWCIVEENGQAVYLNGASGDRSVKTHAREGQHTKLHHLAAGKAILASLSPERVEDIIDKHGLPSKTENTITQKEELLEEIDQIREEGVAYNLGESVIGLHAIGVSIHDEEDKVMGAISISAPANRMSQDRMSGDLSQKLKGVANEIELLFRTDRY; encoded by the coding sequence ATGGGAATAGAAGAAAGTCGGAAAATCAAATCGGATGAAACTCTTATTTCAATCATAAATCTATTGAAAGAGGGAAATAAGATACATGTTTCCGAGATCGCGGACACCCTCGATATAGCAAATAGTACCGTGCACGGGCATCTCTCCACCCTCCATTCCTATGGTCTCGTCCGAAAGACTGGTACAGAATATCGACTCGGGCTACAATTCCTTGATTACGGTGAAGTAGCGCGAAGGGAACATCCGTTATACGCACCCACAGCTGAGACAATCGAAGAGCTAGCCCAAAGTACACAAGAGAAGGTCTGGTGTATCGTCGAAGAAAATGGTCAAGCCGTGTATCTGAATGGTGCATCTGGTGACCGATCTGTTAAAACACATGCTCGTGAAGGTCAACATACGAAACTTCACCATCTCGCCGCCGGTAAGGCAATTCTCGCATCCCTCTCTCCCGAGCGGGTGGAAGATATTATTGATAAACACGGTCTTCCGTCAAAAACGGAGAACACGATTACTCAAAAAGAGGAATTGTTAGAAGAGATTGACCAGATTCGCGAAGAGGGAGTGGCATACAACCTCGGAGAGTCTGTTATTGGGCTTCACGCCATCGGCGTTTCTATCCATGACGAGGAGGATAAAGTGATGGGCGCAATTAGTATTAGTGCACCCGCAAATCGGATGAGCCAGGATCGAATGTCGGGTGATTTGTCCCAGAAGCTCAAAGGCGTCGCAAACGAGATTGAACTGTTATTTCGTACAGATAGGTACTAA
- a CDS encoding class I adenylate-forming enzyme family protein, whose product MPTQPPTIQELRTHGDTLVSLLERSAETTPSASAVRCEGKTVTYGTLHNRATSLADGLHEYGLDEDDRCCLCLPNGIPFIEAAWACASGGIVASPINPSYQRREIAYQLDHADAAAIIISPDSVDHARDAIDDVDRDVALFSTEQDDGVDATIDELIEAGDHCTVERSPSDVVFQPYTSGTTGDPKGVLLTNRNFRVQILQTVARRLRQDELGDALVILPTYHITGFLLAVSALAAGQTLNLCRPDQWDPETVLELVTEEPIEEFVGVATMFTDLLDEYDETRHDVSSLQATQQGGTKIPPELQASFEETFNVEIMEGYGMTETTAAVLSSIDASLGNRRGAAGQPTGHTRVKIVDEDGTELPDGEAGELLVKGPQVMAGYYEDGEATEEAFTEDGYLKTGDLASRDADNYVTIKGRKKNTIITGGFNVYPAEVEDTICSHPDVRDAVVVGIPDERKGEVVATLVTPKEGKILDEDEITSYVLDELAPYKHPRIVEIREEAPRTGSGKIKRSVVESQFRERYDSR is encoded by the coding sequence GTGCCCACACAACCACCGACAATTCAGGAACTTCGAACACATGGTGATACCCTCGTATCTCTCCTCGAACGGAGTGCAGAAACGACTCCCTCGGCCAGCGCCGTCCGATGTGAGGGCAAGACAGTTACATACGGAACTCTCCACAACAGAGCCACTAGCCTTGCGGATGGCTTGCATGAGTACGGGTTAGACGAGGACGACCGTTGCTGTCTCTGCCTTCCGAACGGTATCCCGTTTATCGAAGCTGCGTGGGCCTGTGCCTCCGGTGGCATTGTTGCGTCACCTATCAACCCTTCGTATCAACGTCGTGAAATCGCGTACCAACTTGATCACGCCGATGCAGCTGCTATTATCATTAGTCCCGATAGCGTTGATCACGCACGGGATGCGATTGACGATGTAGATCGAGATGTCGCACTATTTTCGACGGAACAAGACGATGGGGTTGACGCAACGATTGACGAACTAATCGAAGCGGGAGATCATTGTACTGTCGAACGCTCGCCGTCTGACGTAGTGTTCCAACCATATACATCCGGAACAACCGGCGATCCCAAAGGAGTTCTCTTGACTAACCGCAACTTCCGGGTGCAAATTCTTCAGACGGTTGCACGCCGTCTTCGACAAGATGAGCTTGGTGATGCACTTGTCATTCTACCAACCTACCATATCACCGGATTCCTGTTGGCAGTGTCAGCCCTTGCCGCTGGCCAGACGCTCAATCTCTGTCGGCCGGACCAGTGGGATCCCGAAACTGTCCTTGAACTTGTGACCGAGGAGCCAATTGAGGAGTTCGTCGGTGTGGCGACGATGTTCACCGACTTGCTTGATGAGTACGACGAGACGCGCCATGATGTTAGTTCGCTTCAGGCCACTCAACAGGGTGGAACGAAGATACCACCAGAACTGCAGGCATCCTTTGAGGAGACTTTCAACGTCGAAATTATGGAAGGATACGGGATGACCGAGACTACTGCCGCCGTATTGAGTAGCATTGATGCATCCCTCGGCAACCGGAGGGGAGCAGCAGGGCAACCAACAGGGCACACCCGGGTGAAGATCGTTGATGAGGATGGTACTGAACTCCCCGACGGTGAGGCTGGTGAGCTTCTTGTAAAGGGCCCCCAAGTGATGGCCGGTTACTACGAAGATGGGGAAGCGACCGAAGAGGCGTTCACGGAGGATGGATATCTCAAAACAGGCGATCTTGCCTCACGCGACGCCGACAACTATGTCACAATCAAAGGTCGAAAGAAGAACACCATCATCACCGGTGGCTTCAACGTCTATCCAGCTGAGGTCGAGGACACGATTTGTAGCCACCCAGATGTTCGAGATGCTGTTGTCGTCGGCATCCCCGATGAGCGGAAGGGCGAAGTGGTTGCGACGCTCGTCACCCCGAAAGAGGGCAAGATCCTCGATGAGGACGAGATTACATCCTATGTCCTTGACGAACTCGCACCGTACAAGCATCCACGTATCGTTGAGATACGGGAAGAAGCGCCCCGAACAGGGAGTGGCAAGATCAAACGGAGCGTCGTCGAGTCGCAGTTTCGAGAACGGTACGACTCTCGCTGA
- a CDS encoding class I adenylate-forming enzyme family protein, with the protein MRIHELYQSGLERNPGKEFVTFPNHSSYTYEAFAERIAQTAHALESIGVSKGDRVSVFLPNCPTFLALFFATSKLGAVLAPANPEYTDRELSHSIDLSNPSILITEDELIETASVAAEESSVEEVLTIEKNDSNRSLSTLIEDQPRSYDAPTYPDSNIALHMYTSGTTGPPKAVEITHFNYTHAAADFAKRMGLAPSDRLGTCLPLFHANSQVYSTLGACAVGASLVLFDQFSTSSWWEWMREHNVTEFNAMGSMLKMLDNVDPSTVNPDNPVEKVFSAGTPPELIEPFEERFGIRVVEGYSLTEDVLLILNPTEPSRRRVGSIGLPPAEKRVQIVDDDGNQVPRGEKGEIIMDCPSTMAGYHDQPEKTDETIRDGWLYTGDYGRMDEDGFLYFVDRKKDVVRRSGENISSYEVEGVIKAMAEVEEVAIIPSPDEFRGEEVKALVKLEPGASLDPEDIIEAAEAELASFKVPRYVEFVDTFPYTPTEKIQKSKLREREQRGEVDHWDRTEELDG; encoded by the coding sequence ATGCGTATACACGAGCTTTATCAGTCGGGACTAGAGCGAAATCCAGGGAAAGAGTTCGTTACGTTCCCAAATCACAGTTCATACACATACGAAGCATTTGCTGAACGGATAGCACAGACCGCACATGCGCTAGAATCGATCGGAGTCTCGAAAGGTGATCGTGTAAGCGTATTCCTCCCAAACTGCCCGACGTTCCTTGCGCTATTCTTCGCGACATCGAAGCTTGGAGCAGTCTTGGCACCTGCCAACCCTGAGTACACGGACCGGGAGCTATCACACAGCATCGATCTTTCGAACCCTTCTATATTAATCACGGAAGATGAATTAATCGAGACAGCGTCTGTAGCCGCGGAAGAGAGCAGTGTCGAGGAAGTCCTCACTATCGAAAAAAATGACTCGAACCGATCACTCTCCACGCTGATCGAGGACCAACCGAGGTCATACGATGCGCCAACGTATCCCGATTCAAACATCGCGTTGCACATGTATACCAGTGGTACGACGGGACCACCGAAAGCTGTCGAAATCACGCATTTCAATTACACACACGCTGCCGCTGACTTCGCTAAGAGGATGGGTCTAGCCCCATCAGACCGACTCGGTACGTGTCTCCCTCTCTTTCACGCGAACTCGCAGGTCTATTCGACGCTCGGTGCCTGTGCTGTTGGTGCATCGCTCGTTCTATTCGATCAGTTTTCGACCTCAAGCTGGTGGGAATGGATGCGCGAGCATAACGTCACCGAGTTCAACGCGATGGGGTCGATGTTAAAGATGCTCGACAATGTTGACCCATCGACTGTCAATCCCGATAATCCGGTAGAGAAGGTGTTTTCTGCCGGGACACCACCAGAACTGATCGAACCGTTCGAAGAACGTTTTGGAATCAGGGTTGTCGAAGGGTACTCACTTACCGAAGATGTTCTATTAATCCTGAACCCCACCGAACCCTCACGACGACGGGTGGGTAGTATTGGATTGCCGCCGGCAGAAAAGCGCGTACAGATAGTCGATGACGACGGAAACCAAGTCCCTCGTGGTGAGAAAGGTGAGATTATCATGGATTGTCCGTCAACGATGGCTGGCTACCACGATCAACCTGAGAAGACCGATGAAACCATCAGGGACGGGTGGTTGTACACGGGAGATTATGGGAGGATGGATGAGGACGGATTCCTCTACTTCGTTGACCGAAAGAAGGACGTCGTTCGCCGTTCCGGGGAGAATATCTCTTCGTACGAGGTGGAGGGGGTGATCAAGGCCATGGCCGAGGTTGAGGAAGTGGCAATCATTCCTTCCCCAGACGAGTTTAGAGGCGAAGAGGTCAAGGCCCTCGTCAAACTTGAACCAGGTGCGTCTCTGGATCCAGAAGATATTATTGAGGCCGCCGAAGCAGAACTTGCATCGTTCAAAGTGCCTCGCTATGTCGAATTCGTCGATACCTTCCCCTACACACCGACGGAAAAGATTCAAAAGTCCAAACTTCGTGAACGTGAGCAACGTGGTGAGGTCGATCATTGGGATCGAACGGAGGAACTAGACGGATGA
- a CDS encoding iron-containing alcohol dehydrogenase — MQTDTLHHWYGPSRFVIGAGCVGELEPIAKDAEISHVLLITSQSVAADSEIINPIIDGLGSLDVTVFDEVSIKKELETVLAAVDLIESSSIDGIVSVGGGSTVDVARAVSAVAVTDDDPTTLFADVGDDGEIEFSDIPSASLPVIAIPTTLSGAEVTCAAGMNIGDPDQGSRRVRNAPMISPDLWPEAIFYDPKIAARTPDSVLGPSAMNGLDHGIEMLYSRNGSAFTDATATQGIRLFNESIPNLLGDSQNIDTLERAMTGVALSTLGLIDPTTGAKYSVIHAFGHQLAQRYDVHQGQVHGIVAPTVLDYIFDNIETNQAQLAEALGCATKKDSQTAIVNRVRELRNALSLPSELRTLDAIERNDFPELAEAIRNDIGIQFGPSGLTPTTAEIEGILDSAW, encoded by the coding sequence ATGCAAACCGATACTTTACATCATTGGTACGGGCCATCGCGATTCGTTATTGGCGCAGGATGTGTCGGTGAACTTGAACCGATAGCGAAAGATGCTGAGATATCACATGTCCTGTTAATCACCAGCCAATCGGTAGCGGCCGATTCCGAAATCATCAACCCCATTATTGACGGACTAGGTAGCCTTGACGTCACTGTATTTGATGAGGTAAGTATCAAAAAGGAGCTTGAAACCGTGTTGGCAGCTGTAGACCTCATCGAATCGTCCAGTATCGATGGAATCGTTAGTGTAGGGGGTGGAAGCACCGTCGACGTAGCAAGAGCCGTCAGTGCGGTCGCGGTAACCGACGATGATCCGACAACGCTCTTCGCGGACGTTGGAGATGACGGGGAGATCGAATTCTCGGATATTCCGTCGGCATCACTTCCGGTGATTGCGATTCCGACCACACTCTCCGGCGCAGAAGTAACCTGCGCGGCAGGCATGAATATTGGTGACCCCGATCAAGGCTCCAGAAGAGTTCGAAACGCACCTATGATTAGTCCTGATCTCTGGCCTGAGGCGATCTTTTATGATCCAAAGATCGCAGCAAGAACGCCAGATTCTGTGCTCGGTCCGTCTGCGATGAATGGTCTCGACCATGGTATCGAGATGCTATACTCTAGAAATGGTTCAGCTTTCACCGATGCGACGGCGACTCAAGGCATCCGACTATTCAACGAGTCGATCCCGAATCTGCTCGGCGATAGCCAAAATATTGATACACTCGAGCGGGCGATGACCGGAGTCGCTCTTTCGACACTTGGATTAATCGACCCAACTACGGGAGCGAAGTACTCGGTTATCCACGCATTCGGCCATCAGTTAGCACAACGATATGATGTCCATCAAGGCCAAGTGCATGGTATTGTGGCTCCAACCGTTCTCGACTATATTTTCGATAATATCGAAACCAACCAAGCACAACTGGCAGAGGCCCTCGGGTGTGCGACTAAGAAAGATTCACAAACAGCAATCGTGAATCGTGTCAGAGAGCTTCGGAACGCTCTCTCTCTCCCTTCAGAACTGCGAACGCTTGACGCAATAGAACGAAATGATTTCCCCGAACTTGCGGAGGCCATCAGAAACGATATTGGCATTCAGTTCGGTCCTTCTGGACTCACACCCACTACGGCTGAAATTGAGGGAATATTGGATTCGGCTTGGTAG
- a CDS encoding TRAP transporter substrate-binding protein has product MTFNNGVSRRQVLQAGGVGAGFSLAGCLGSLGSDSGTELTFASTFEKGTLENIAIAKLKEKVEAETDGELAINHVPGGAYGGEEEMTQTLSNGGLEGMGAGPLPIAMWAPEVWFHSSPFIMDDFEHLLRVNNSELIQSSYENIRQEHDVRVLGDPLYVGWRSMTSNEPVKTVEDFQGFELRETPIGTWIDSWEEIGVNTTTTPSDEVYSSLESGVAEATTSDANQALSMSLYEVQDYFIEVEYLVGNRNLWMNENSFQNLDETHQELILEKSQEASEETTQQGKEAEQETLDELESNGMEIISDVDREGLREAARPYIEEQFDTNWKGTWEEVKSI; this is encoded by the coding sequence ATGACGTTTAACAACGGTGTTAGCAGGCGACAAGTACTGCAAGCCGGTGGAGTTGGCGCAGGATTCAGCCTTGCGGGATGTCTCGGTAGCCTCGGGTCAGATTCGGGGACCGAATTGACGTTCGCAAGCACATTTGAAAAGGGGACACTCGAAAACATCGCCATCGCCAAACTCAAAGAGAAGGTCGAAGCAGAAACGGACGGAGAGCTCGCCATTAACCACGTTCCTGGTGGAGCATACGGGGGAGAGGAAGAGATGACCCAAACACTCAGCAACGGTGGTCTCGAAGGGATGGGTGCAGGCCCACTTCCGATTGCAATGTGGGCTCCAGAAGTATGGTTCCACTCTAGTCCTTTCATTATGGATGACTTCGAACATCTCCTACGAGTCAACAACAGCGAACTAATCCAATCTTCCTATGAAAATATCCGACAAGAGCATGATGTCCGCGTGCTCGGTGACCCACTCTATGTCGGTTGGCGTTCGATGACGTCAAATGAGCCTGTAAAGACTGTAGAAGATTTCCAAGGATTCGAGCTCCGTGAGACACCTATCGGGACTTGGATCGATAGTTGGGAAGAGATTGGTGTCAACACCACAACTACCCCGTCGGACGAGGTTTACAGTTCCCTTGAATCGGGTGTCGCTGAAGCGACCACCTCCGACGCGAACCAAGCACTTTCAATGAGTCTCTATGAGGTACAGGATTACTTTATCGAAGTCGAGTACCTCGTCGGCAACCGGAATCTGTGGATGAACGAAAACTCCTTCCAAAATTTGGACGAGACTCATCAGGAACTCATCCTAGAAAAATCCCAAGAAGCCTCTGAGGAGACGACTCAGCAGGGGAAAGAGGCGGAACAAGAGACTCTTGACGAGTTGGAATCAAATGGAATGGAGATCATTAGCGATGTCGATAGAGAAGGACTTCGGGAAGCGGCTCGTCCTTATATCGAAGAACAATTTGATACGAACTGGAAAGGGACTTGGGAAGAAGTGAAAAGCATCTAA
- a CDS encoding TRAP transporter small permease, translating to MDSTDSGFKSNTILDRVLLYSLSALFSALVGITIIQVLVRTFNLGFLGLPTYLVEPVATVLLIVGTYLGAAVASRNSEHIKMSTFEKRLTGRKRLALKATASTITITVLLIYTRGVFGSMFSEWNSAFAEVTFMRLGAIYALILASLVLMMVFEGWNAIDAARDVTDDD from the coding sequence ATGGATTCGACAGATAGCGGTTTCAAATCAAACACGATATTGGACCGCGTGCTTCTGTACAGTCTCTCTGCATTGTTTTCAGCGCTCGTTGGGATTACAATCATTCAAGTACTGGTGCGTACGTTCAATCTTGGATTCCTCGGGCTACCGACGTATCTTGTTGAACCGGTCGCAACTGTCCTGTTGATTGTCGGAACCTATCTTGGTGCTGCCGTCGCCTCACGAAACAGCGAACATATTAAAATGTCTACCTTTGAAAAGCGACTAACAGGACGAAAACGTCTTGCTCTCAAGGCCACTGCATCGACGATTACAATCACCGTACTCCTAATTTACACTCGTGGAGTATTCGGATCGATGTTTAGCGAGTGGAACAGTGCATTCGCCGAAGTGACCTTCATGCGGCTTGGAGCTATTTATGCCCTCATCTTGGCCTCATTGGTCCTGATGATGGTTTTCGAAGGATGGAACGCAATCGATGCCGCTCGGGATGTGACCGACGATGATTGA
- a CDS encoding acyl-CoA thioesterase, with amino-acid sequence MAHYSTTVEPRYSDLDGMNHVNHAVFVTYMEVARLEFFEEVLGMNLESPDMVVVSLQVDYQGPISWGDSVSVDLNLGDINEKSFTLSYEINTGTDTVATAESTQVTIKPETGAACTIPDQYTSVFESLQ; translated from the coding sequence ATGGCACACTACTCAACGACAGTTGAGCCACGATATAGTGATCTAGACGGGATGAACCACGTAAATCATGCAGTATTCGTTACGTACATGGAAGTTGCACGCCTCGAATTCTTCGAAGAAGTTCTAGGGATGAACCTTGAGTCACCAGATATGGTCGTCGTTTCTCTCCAAGTTGACTACCAAGGCCCTATTAGTTGGGGCGACTCCGTTTCCGTAGACTTGAATCTGGGCGACATTAATGAGAAGAGTTTCACACTTAGTTACGAGATTAACACAGGCACAGACACGGTGGCGACTGCAGAAAGTACACAGGTAACGATTAAACCTGAAACGGGCGCGGCCTGTACTATTCCAGATCAATACACATCTGTATTCGAGTCACTTCAATAG
- a CDS encoding TRAP transporter large permease, with product MIEVLVLTFLFLGVLLLLYAMGVPVAIAMAGTSIVIMVSPFGRGLNYSLISTQLVYSLNSFTLLALPFYILLGRIMNRIGLTEVIFDFANALFAQFRGGLAYVNITASMIFSGMSGLALADAAGLGRIEYESMRERGYNKKLALGVTGSSTVIGPIIPPSVTLIIYGVLAGVSIGDLFIAGVIPGLLLGIILMVFTFIIMRRDGIDLREEFDLSKVIANLKLALLPLFLPVLIIGGILSGFFTATEAGAVAVTYALLLGVFYGDMSFNDLHEEIQASAIETFSLLFLLGAASLYGTVALQLQLPMMLADLITSITSNPIGIMLLIILLLLFVGMFMETLAAITILVPILVPILDNVGIDLVQFGIIMILTLMIGLLTPPFGVILFVLEKVTDASLEEITKAVAPFYVPIMIVILLLVAFPALTTWLPSVF from the coding sequence ATGATTGAGGTACTGGTTCTCACCTTTTTGTTTTTGGGTGTTCTGTTACTATTGTACGCGATGGGTGTTCCAGTCGCGATCGCAATGGCTGGAACGAGTATTGTTATCATGGTTTCACCGTTTGGACGAGGCCTCAACTACTCGCTCATCAGCACACAACTGGTTTACAGCCTCAATAGCTTCACACTACTCGCGCTCCCGTTCTACATTTTACTGGGTCGAATCATGAACCGGATCGGACTTACCGAAGTAATATTCGACTTCGCTAACGCACTGTTCGCCCAGTTCCGAGGTGGGTTAGCTTATGTGAACATCACAGCGAGTATGATTTTTTCGGGGATGTCCGGACTTGCGTTGGCTGACGCTGCTGGGCTAGGTCGTATCGAGTATGAATCGATGCGTGAGCGTGGCTACAATAAGAAGCTCGCGCTTGGGGTTACTGGATCTTCAACCGTTATCGGTCCGATTATCCCACCAAGCGTAACGCTCATAATTTACGGTGTCCTCGCAGGTGTCTCGATTGGTGACCTATTTATTGCAGGTGTGATTCCGGGTTTACTACTCGGCATAATACTCATGGTGTTCACGTTCATCATCATGCGAAGGGACGGTATCGACCTGCGTGAGGAGTTTGATTTATCAAAAGTGATTGCCAATCTCAAGTTAGCCCTCTTGCCGCTATTTCTCCCGGTATTGATTATCGGTGGTATCCTCTCAGGATTCTTTACTGCGACCGAAGCAGGTGCGGTTGCTGTTACATATGCACTCTTGCTCGGGGTTTTCTATGGAGACATGTCATTCAACGATCTCCATGAGGAGATCCAAGCGAGTGCCATCGAGACGTTCTCGTTGTTATTCTTGCTCGGTGCCGCGTCGCTGTACGGTACCGTCGCACTCCAACTTCAGTTACCGATGATGCTAGCGGACCTGATTACGTCCATCACCAGCAATCCTATTGGAATCATGCTCTTGATCATTCTCCTGTTGTTGTTCGTGGGAATGTTCATGGAGACGCTGGCAGCAATTACCATCCTTGTACCGATCCTCGTGCCAATTCTCGACAACGTAGGTATCGACCTAGTTCAATTTGGTATTATCATGATCCTCACCCTAATGATTGGACTCCTCACTCCGCCTTTCGGGGTAATCTTATTCGTTCTGGAAAAGGTTACAGACGCGAGCCTTGAAGAGATCACGAAGGCAGTCGCTCCGTTCTATGTCCCGATCATGATCGTGATTCTACTGCTTGTTGCTTTCCCAGCTCTGACCACTTGGCTTCCGTCGGTTTTCTAA
- a CDS encoding DUF6735 family protein, which produces MYEGSDGSYTAHRSTYIGRNLQLATRISSETPYGHGDGDYEPALVEETPIEEGRSLQEVIDRLDFSRFGAVVIVTDRFKVRPYRTVWFGLSEWSDKIYEDDAFGEGAIVALSHVDGEAVADGAFCTSIEAAKATLGGLVDAGDLPPETARDRLRGLVAGYASGGHEVIFASGLDPRESGVTLADQVLTSGRQLLGLK; this is translated from the coding sequence TTGTACGAAGGATCGGACGGCAGCTATACAGCGCATCGGTCGACGTATATCGGGCGGAACCTGCAGTTGGCGACACGCATCAGTTCGGAAACGCCGTACGGACACGGCGATGGCGACTATGAGCCCGCACTCGTGGAGGAAACGCCGATCGAGGAAGGTCGGTCGCTCCAAGAGGTAATCGACAGGCTCGATTTTAGCCGATTCGGGGCCGTCGTCATCGTCACCGACCGGTTCAAGGTCAGACCGTATCGAACCGTCTGGTTCGGTCTCTCGGAATGGAGCGACAAAATCTACGAGGATGATGCGTTCGGCGAGGGTGCGATCGTTGCCTTGTCACACGTCGATGGCGAAGCGGTCGCTGATGGGGCCTTTTGCACCAGCATCGAGGCGGCGAAAGCGACGCTCGGTGGACTGGTTGATGCGGGCGATTTACCTCCGGAGACGGCTCGGGATCGCCTTCGGGGACTCGTCGCTGGCTACGCTTCGGGTGGCCACGAGGTGATCTTCGCCTCGGGGTTGGACCCTCGAGAGAGCGGAGTGACGCTCGCCGACCAGGTACTCACCTCCGGACGGCAGCTGCTCGGACTCAAATAG
- a CDS encoding dihydrodipicolinate synthase family protein — MIEITEDTETETGITKPWGVIHCPVTPMTNDGEIAYDKLPEFVSYGVDAGVDGVMSCATTAEFASMTYDEWQRVTKITIEESGDLPVFCNVTAESLKKTKRMAHFAEENGADGVICSNPYYWLYNDHQENLRRFYKELAQDIETGLSIYNYPIRTKNNTTPSTLIKLVADEELDNVVGIKESNPDLHELLAKLRLTDEYSQFNVGIGANTFFPFSLAGLNTAWCVTTNIDPDLIVDLWAACRAGEWERAKELQFKASRLLGILFGQDYPANIKCALDLLGRSAGPPRSPIYMPGDKRRERLARKLDELGYDVQTA; from the coding sequence GTGATAGAAATAACCGAAGACACAGAAACAGAGACGGGAATCACCAAGCCATGGGGAGTGATCCACTGCCCAGTGACGCCGATGACCAACGATGGTGAGATAGCATATGATAAGTTGCCAGAATTCGTCTCTTATGGTGTTGATGCCGGCGTAGACGGTGTCATGTCCTGTGCAACGACGGCCGAGTTCGCAAGCATGACTTACGATGAGTGGCAACGAGTGACGAAGATTACGATTGAGGAGAGTGGAGATCTCCCCGTATTCTGCAACGTAACAGCTGAGAGTCTAAAGAAGACTAAGCGGATGGCACACTTCGCCGAAGAGAACGGCGCTGACGGCGTCATCTGTTCGAATCCTTACTACTGGCTCTATAACGACCACCAAGAAAACCTGCGCCGGTTCTATAAGGAACTTGCACAAGACATCGAGACTGGTCTTTCCATCTACAATTATCCAATCAGAACCAAGAACAACACGACGCCGTCCACACTCATCAAACTCGTCGCCGACGAAGAACTTGACAACGTAGTCGGCATCAAGGAAAGCAATCCGGATCTGCATGAACTCCTCGCAAAGCTACGACTTACAGATGAATATTCTCAGTTTAACGTCGGAATCGGAGCGAATACATTCTTCCCGTTTTCATTAGCGGGACTCAATACTGCTTGGTGCGTAACGACGAATATTGACCCCGACCTGATTGTCGATCTCTGGGCCGCCTGTCGAGCAGGTGAGTGGGAACGAGCGAAAGAGTTGCAGTTCAAAGCCTCACGCCTACTCGGAATTCTCTTCGGCCAAGACTACCCAGCCAATATCAAGTGTGCCCTTGATCTACTCGGGCGCTCTGCTGGCCCACCGCGTAGTCCAATTTACATGCCGGGGGACAAACGGCGGGAACGGCTTGCGCGTAAACTCGACGAACTCGGATACGACGTACAGACAGCTTGA